The nucleotide window GACCAGCACTTAATGGAGATTGTGCCCTGCCCTGTCCACTTAGCTGCCCCTAGAAGGCACATTCTTTGACAGGGGGATGGGTCTAATGGCTAGTTGTAAATCAGGGAGTGGAGCCTAATTGGAGGGCAATCTTGGTGAATAAACAGCAGAAACTTTCTCAGCAAAGTCCAGCTTCAGTCATGGTGCAGGTTTTCTTCCTCGCAGTTCCTAGCAAGGCTGGTTAGAGTACGACTTATCTTCATGTTGGAGGCAGTGCTCCCTTAGCTGAATTCTACTTGTGTAATTTAGTATTTCCCAAGCAAGATTTCTTTTAGTAAATCCTTTATaccggtggttctcaaccttcctaatgctgtgaccctttaatacagttcctcatgttgtggtgaccctctcCATCATAAActtatttctttgctacttcctaactgtaatgttgctgctgttataaatcataaggtaaaatatctgacatgcaggatatctgatatgtgacccctgtgaaaagttCACTCAACCCAAGTGGATCGCAACCCGCAGGCTAGGAAATACTGCTTTACAGCATCAATTTTACTACTTTAAGTTTCTCCTGCATCAGCATCTTTTAGGAGACAGGTCTCCGGGGTCGTCACATAATCTGCACCTTGTGTAGCAGGAAGTGGCAAAAGCAGGAACCTACATTCCTGTTACCTGGAAACACATACCACAGAAAGAGCGACCCCTTCCACAGTGATTCCAAGCAGGAAGTGACTTGAGGGCCTCAGAAGGGCTTGAATACCTCTCCTGCGTCTGGAACCCAGAAGCGGGCCAACTGGTACAGTGACCACATGGATTGCGGGCTGTTACTTTTTCACAGGTAGGGGAGGGAGACATATCCTCCAAGCTATCCCTCAGGGAATCCACAGAAGGCAGACTATATAGGGAAGAGGGCGCATTTCTAGAGAAAGTCACCAATACCTGTGGCTAAATCTCCCTTTGAATTAGCAAGTGAACAAATGTGAGGGACTGGGTTCCCCCAGTCTCTCTAGGTCCAGAaacccttcccccttctctcatgAGAAAAGAAACCCCAGGTCTGGCTAAAGACAATATCCTGGCCCCATAGCCTGAAATGAGTGTTCTGTGGGGTTGGGGAAGGAGGCTCTCTGAGAAGGTGAGGTGAAGGCAGCGGCAACTGTGGTCACCCTTTTATTGCACATCTGCCAGGAGTCCAGTCATCTCATCTCACTGATTTAATCCTAACAATCGATGGCAACACTGTTCAAAGAACTGAGGCAAGAGAGGCTAACAGTCACCTTGCCCAGGCCCCGGCTGCTAGGTTACAAACTCAAAGGCGTTTCCGGTCCAGGTCCCTCTCACCCCACTTCCCTCTGCTTTGCCAAGAGCCTCTCTCTGAAGAACAATGGCTGGTGTATTCATGCCGTAGAACAAGGCCGGAGTTGTAGGGTCTTGGAGATACAGGCCAAGCCTTCAGGGATTCCAGATGTGCCTAGAGACTCCAGAGCCAGGCAGAGAGCATGACAGTCCACGGACACAAGCATTCAGCCCCAAGGAGGCATCCGTCATGCACCCTCTCACGGTGTGGATGTGTCGGGTACACGTGAGCTCCTAGTCACGTCCTGTGCAATCCTGTGGCagcggggtggggggagacatATATGCATGCTCCTGTACGTGTTCTGCCAATGCTCTGGGGACACTGAGTCAGGGCATGGGAAGAAGTCAGGTCTGTCAGATGAGGCTGGCAATGCTGGAGGTGGTCTCATGACGCTGGCCAGAAGACAACTGTCCCGAGATGCTAAAGATGCTGCTGTTACCACCGTGGCCATTTTGGGTGGAGGGTGCAGCTGTACAGATCAAGGGGCAGTGTCCACTCACACCCACCTGATACAGCAGCAAACCCAGCAGCAAGACTGAGCCCAAGGAAGCCAGGGTAATGCCCACAGACAGCATGGCAGCCAGTGGCCGAGCTGGGGCCGGGGCAGCAGCCAGCCCAGCCAGGGTCAGGCCAGTGACCAGCAGCACAAAACCACTGAGCAGCACTACCACAGCATCAGCCCCTCCACCGCTGCGCAGCAAGGCCACGTGCTGGGCCTGGCGGATGCAGTTCATATCCTGCACTGCGGAGCTCATCAGCTGCTTCACCAGAACCATCAGGGCCAGCAGGCAGAGCACGGTGCCCACGGCTAATCGCCACTCACCAGAGCGGCTGCTGGTGGAGGACAGCAGGGCCACGCCGCCCGCCCCACAGCCAGCCACAAGGCCCACGGCCACGGAGAAACAGAGCAAGGAGCGCCGGGGCTGCTGGGACCACCACAGCTCCACCTGCTCTGCCAGCACATCTGGGGGCAGCCCCCTGGCCACTGAGGCTTGTTGGGACATGGCTTGGTCAGGCAGGGTCAGGTGAGAAGATCAATGTCAGAGCTCAGACGGTGTTTATCATGGCCTGGTATCTCCATCACCTGGTTGGCAGCTAGAGGCCCAGTCTCTTCCTCTCAGTCCAGGCTATAGGTACCGTCACCTGCAGGATAAGACCACATGTCATTTCCCACCCGTCTGGCCCTCCCGGTCTCACCTGGGTATCTTAGGGAAGAGTCCCGAGAATCTTCCCAGGGTCCACAGGACCTGCTCTGGAAAGCTGCAGCTCCAGCATTGCACCTTGGGAAAGCACCTCCCCAGATCCCAGCAGAGTTTACTCCATCACAGagctccccctccccttcaaggACTCCCTTGCCCAGCCTCTGACCTCTCCAGCTCTGGCTGTCTCCATCTAGGCTGTCGGAAGGAGCTGGTGCCACAGTGGATGATGGGACGAACAGTCAGAGATAAAGCCTCATTCAGGATCAGACTCACATGGCCTCAGCTGTCACTGCTGGGTCCTGGATGGGAGGAGTCATGGGGAGGGGAGGCTGGTGACTTAACCCTTCTCGAACCAGCAGGCTGACCCCgacctttctctccttccttctctgtgggttagcatcccatcccatcctggTCTGGCAATAAAAGATGCAGGCTCCAAATCTCTCTTTCTAGTGCTGATCTTCCTGCTGGGCCAAAGTCATCTCTGATGCAACAGGGCCCAACCCGAGTTCCTCAGCTTACCCTAACCTGTTCCTCCTGTGTTGCTTCAAGACGACACTACCACCTCTCAGCTTACACCAAGGctcctcatctctctctgctgttgCCAATCCATGCCCCCAGGGGCTACGGATTGCCTCTAAACATATCTCCACCAGTCCCATCCACagttgcccccctcccccactgaccTGATTCCTCCGGTCTGGTCCATCCCCAGCTGTACCCCCTCCATGTGTTCTCTAAGGCAGCAAAGGAGGGCTCTGGATTTGAACCTCAGCCTAGTCCTTCCTACCGTGGGAATGTGGGGAGGGACTTAACAGTGTTACTCATTTAACCTGTTCCCTAGAGGATAGACAGCATGACTCACACCAGGTAAAAATAAAGCTAGCACTGCCGGCCAGGAGTCCAGCTTCCTGCGGCAGGAGAGACAGATCCTGTAGGTGCCAGCTGCCGAGTCCTGGAGGGGCTTGCCTGGGACAGTTCACCGTCTTAGAGTCCTTATCTGAAAAGTGAGGACAGAGGAATTTATTCTGAGGGGGAAGGAGTCATCTGACACCGTCCTTTCAGACTTCCCATTGGGGCAAAGTTGCTCAAAACATACTTTCTGAGTAACAGAGACTAAGGGTGAATCAGAGGGCCTCGGTCCTGGAGACCACATGTCTCACACAGCCGAGAACGGGTTTTTACTCCACAGAAACCGAGCTGTCTTCTATCAACCCTCTGTCCTCCGCAGAGGCTGCCCAGCACGCAAAGTGGGCGTGGTAGATGTCACGCCCCCacgggaggtgggggaggggcgacGGGCGGAGTCTGTCCCAGCATTTCCCCAGCACGTGACTTGCTGGTCTGAAGGTGCTGGCACAGGCCTACTGGGGAACGACCCCAAGGTGGGTGGAGGTTCCCAGTAGTGGAACCAGTGGAaaaggtgggggcggggcgggtGGGGAGGTGTCGGGCACTCACGAGAAGCCTGGCTGCGCCGGATCCGATTTAAGCAGGCAGGACCCAGCAGGTGGGGCGCTCTAGCTCCGTTTCCGGGGAGACGCTTCACCTGCCTAACCTGCATCCAGGTGAGCTGGAAGGAGAGGGGATTAACAGGTGCTGTTTCCAGGGCAGGGCCAGAGCCAATTGGCTGACGTGGCCCTGCGTCTTCTGTGGGGCTGAGACATTCCTGGGAAGGGAGGGGCTTCAGTCTGCTGCTGTTCAGTCTGGAAGGCAAATATATAGGTACTCGGTCAGCAGAAGGAAAGAATGCTGTCCCTCTGCCCCGGTGTGAGCCCCAACGCTCTTCCCCCAAATCCAACCGCACCTTACCTTTAGCTCCTCCCTGAATACCTACCGCCGAGCCTGAACGTTTACTTTCCAGGCCTGTAAACTTTGTGCTCTGaaaggccgaggcaggagaatagcCAGCGGGAAGCCCCACACCTGGATTGAAACCTCAGCTCCAGCCCGTTAGTCTAGCTGACTGTGGACCTTTTAGTTCTAAATCCCAACTGTACCCTCAGCCGCACTTTTGACTTCTACCCTTGAGTTTAGTCCTTCAAAACCCAGCTCTGCCTCCCGGCCAGCCTCAGCACCACAACCCACCATCGGTGATACCCCAAACCCTGCTCCAGTAGCTCCATCTTGAGCTTTCCCCCAATAAGCCAAGGTCTCTTTTCCCTGAGGCCTCGAGTGGGTGGCAGAGTCAGCCTGCCCCATGGGTAGGGAGAGGCCTTTCAGGTAGACAGCTGTAGCTCCCAGAGTAAGCACTTCTTGGATAAATTCCTCATCCCTTTCAAGGCACAGGAAGCCCTTGCCCTCTACCCAGAGGGTCTTTCTACCTACATGACGATCCTCTACCTGCCCTTTGAACTTCGTGCTCCCTCTGCATGAGTCTGGCCAGTCATTCAGCTGAGATGCCCGGTTTGACCCGGCTGATCGGGCTGCActcccagcctgggctacccccATGTTCGTCCACAACTGTTTTTGCTTGTTCTTAATTGTTTTAATTCGTTAGCTTTCACCTACCCCACTCCCCAGATGTGTATCCCCAGCCAGTTCAGTTTGCTAAGGGTGGGCTCAGCAGCCAGCACTCCATagcctgtgtgtgcagggca belongs to Microtus pennsylvanicus isolate mMicPen1 chromosome 13, mMicPen1.hap1, whole genome shotgun sequence and includes:
- the Tmem125 gene encoding transmembrane protein 125, which translates into the protein MSQQASVARGLPPDVLAEQVELWWSQQPRRSLLCFSVAVGLVAGCGAGGVALLSSTSSRSGEWRLAVGTVLCLLALMVLVKQLMSSAVQDMNCIRQAQHVALLRSGGGADAVVVLLSGFVLLVTGLTLAGLAAAPAPARPLAAMLSVGITLASLGSVLLLGLLLYQVGVSGHCPLICTAAPSTQNGHGGNSSIFSISGQLSSGQRHETTSSIASLI